The Petrotoga sibirica DSM 13575 genome contains a region encoding:
- a CDS encoding AEC family transporter, with protein sequence MTALINFVIIATIGNISKRFLPKNTGDILTTLIINFTLPMTVFIGITSSQIDLSKLFFVLIGFLGSLLIFWGGKFLLRTLKIEDVKISTVILLAFCGVNIGLFMYPLAEMLWGIESITYFALYDLGNSFIVFGVGKSVAEGKGGKFHIVDLLEFPPFIALILAFLLNGVNLPEFVLSPMMVIKDANNFLIMFLVGFYFNIVSLKVHRRILTISVTTKYLLGLIVSLFTLLIPVSTELQRISLFLSPLLPSAMMAIVYSVKNNYDSELASSFVSLTTLISFIIVFAVTAIMGF encoded by the coding sequence TTGACAGCACTTATAAACTTTGTAATAATAGCAACCATAGGAAACATATCCAAAAGGTTTTTGCCGAAAAACACAGGTGATATCCTAACAACTTTGATAATCAATTTTACTCTTCCCATGACTGTATTCATAGGTATAACTTCATCTCAAATAGATTTATCTAAATTATTTTTTGTTCTGATAGGCTTTTTAGGTAGTTTGCTGATCTTTTGGGGTGGGAAATTTTTATTAAGAACTTTAAAAATCGAAGATGTAAAAATAAGTACCGTAATACTATTAGCCTTTTGTGGAGTGAACATTGGCCTTTTCATGTACCCTTTGGCAGAAATGTTATGGGGTATTGAATCAATAACTTACTTTGCACTTTACGACTTAGGAAACAGTTTTATAGTATTTGGGGTTGGCAAATCTGTTGCTGAAGGAAAAGGAGGCAAATTCCATATTGTAGACTTATTAGAATTTCCTCCTTTTATAGCTTTAATTTTAGCTTTTCTCCTAAACGGCGTTAATTTACCTGAATTCGTACTTTCACCTATGATGGTTATAAAAGATGCCAATAATTTTTTGATAATGTTTTTAGTAGGTTTTTATTTCAATATAGTATCTCTAAAAGTTCACAGAAGGATCTTAACGATTTCTGTAACCACAAAGTATTTATTGGGGCTTATAGTTTCGTTATTCACTTTACTAATCCCTGTAAGTACAGAACTGCAAAGAATTTCTCTTTTTCTTTCCCCATTGCTACCAAGTGCAATGATGGCGATCGTTTATTCGGTAAAAAACAACTATGACTCCGAACTCGCTAGCAGTTTCGTGAGTCTTACAACTCTTATTTCTTTCATAATTGTATTTGCTGTAACAGCGATAATGGGGTTTTGA